One genomic segment of Sminthopsis crassicaudata isolate SCR6 chromosome 4, ASM4859323v1, whole genome shotgun sequence includes these proteins:
- the MED11 gene encoding mediator of RNA polymerase II transcription subunit 11 isoform X2 → MATYSLANERLRALEDIEREIGTILQSAGNVILELSKEKANERLLDRQAAAFTSSVQHVEAELSAQIRYLTQVATGQPHEGSSYSSRKDCQMALKRVDYARLKLSELARTCEQVLET, encoded by the exons ATGGCTACTTATAGCTTGGCGAACGAGCGGCTGCGAGCCCTGGAAGACATCGAACGGGAAATAGGGACGATCCTGCAGAGCGCTG GAAACGTGATCCTGGAACTGTCCAAAGAAAAGGCCAACGAACGGTTGCTGGACCGGCAGGCGGCTGCTTTCACCTCTTCCGTGCAACACGTGGAGGCTGAGCTGTCAGCCCAGATCCGGTACCTGACGCAG GTAGCAACTGGCCAGCCTCATGAGGGTTCCAGCTACTCATCAAGAAAGGACTGTCAGATGGCACTGAAACGAGTAGATTACGCCCGATTAAAACTGAGTGAGCTGGCACGAACCTGTGAACAGGTGCTGGAgacctaa
- the MED11 gene encoding mediator of RNA polymerase II transcription subunit 11 isoform X3, producing MATYSLANERLRALEDIEREIGTILQSAVGNVILELSKEKANERLLDRQAAAFTSSVQHVEAELSAQIRYLTQLLRREKTKENEFLEWASPPSEITPH from the exons ATGGCTACTTATAGCTTGGCGAACGAGCGGCTGCGAGCCCTGGAAGACATCGAACGGGAAATAGGGACGATCCTGCAGAGCGCTG TAGGAAACGTGATCCTGGAACTGTCCAAAGAAAAGGCCAACGAACGGTTGCTGGACCGGCAGGCGGCTGCTTTCACCTCTTCCGTGCAACACGTGGAGGCTGAGCTGTCAGCCCAGATCCGGTACCTGACGCAG TTACTCCGACGGGAGAAAACCAAGGAGAACGAGTTCCTCGAGTGGGCGTCCCCTCCCTCCGAAATAACCCCACACTGA
- the MED11 gene encoding mediator of RNA polymerase II transcription subunit 11 isoform X1 — protein MATYSLANERLRALEDIEREIGTILQSAVGNVILELSKEKANERLLDRQAAAFTSSVQHVEAELSAQIRYLTQVATGQPHEGSSYSSRKDCQMALKRVDYARLKLSELARTCEQVLET, from the exons ATGGCTACTTATAGCTTGGCGAACGAGCGGCTGCGAGCCCTGGAAGACATCGAACGGGAAATAGGGACGATCCTGCAGAGCGCTG TAGGAAACGTGATCCTGGAACTGTCCAAAGAAAAGGCCAACGAACGGTTGCTGGACCGGCAGGCGGCTGCTTTCACCTCTTCCGTGCAACACGTGGAGGCTGAGCTGTCAGCCCAGATCCGGTACCTGACGCAG GTAGCAACTGGCCAGCCTCATGAGGGTTCCAGCTACTCATCAAGAAAGGACTGTCAGATGGCACTGAAACGAGTAGATTACGCCCGATTAAAACTGAGTGAGCTGGCACGAACCTGTGAACAGGTGCTGGAgacctaa